Sequence from the Lacerta agilis isolate rLacAgi1 chromosome 6, rLacAgi1.pri, whole genome shotgun sequence genome:
TAGACTGCATGATGGATTATTTGAAAACCTAAAAGCCACCACTTATTATAAAGTAAGTGGTAAAACTTCAATTTGGTGTGTCGTTGTAAAGAGGTTTTGGAGTTCTCTTTTAAATGGATAACTGGACAAAATTCTTTCTGAAGATAAGAGTTGAGATTTTCAAATTCTTTTGTGACTGTAAAAATACCACCTCAGCTATTACAGAACAATACAATAATGCTAATATGGCTGCACTACTTAGCACAGAGCACCATGCAGCTCAGTTATAAACTTTGTTCCTAAATGCCTTTGAACCAGAATAGCCTCCCTAACATTACTAGAAACAGGAACTGAGAATGAGAAATACGCACCAGCATTTACAGCTTTATGTTGgttgtcacttaaaaaaaaacacccatacaTAATTTTATCATATATCTTTTGTTTCTTTCTAGGCAAAACTAGGAGAGCAGGGGAATCTTCCTGAGCTGGTTAATCTCATCTTGTCTGTTGCTGATGGGAACAAAGATGGTCGAGTTTCCTTGCCAGAAGCAAAGTCAGCATGGGCGCTTCTCCAGCTGAATGAATTTCTGCTCATGGTAATTCTCCAGGATAAAGAACATACTCCCAAACTGTTAGGTTTTTGTGGAGATCTATATGTGATGGAAAAAGTTGAATATACCTCTCTTTTTGGAATAAGCCTTCCGTGGATCATAGAACTTTTCATTCCCTCTGGATTCAGAAGAAGCATAGATCAGTGGTTTACTCCATCGTGGCCTAGAAAGGCCAAAATAGCCATAGGGCTTCTAGAATTTGTGGAAGACATTTTCCATGGACCTTATGGGAATTTTCTTATGTGCGACACGAGTGCCAAAAACCTGGGTTACAATGATAAATATGACTTAAAAATGGTGGACATGAGAAAAATAGTGCCAGAAATGAACCTGAAAGAACTAATCAAAGATCGTCACTGTGAGTCTGACCTGGATTGTGTGTATGGATCAGATTGTAGAACTGTATGTGACCAAAGTAAAATGAAATGTACCACAGAAATAATTCAGCCAAATTTGGCAAAGGTGTGCCAGTTGCTCAAAGATTACCTGCTTCGTGGGGCTCCTCTGGAAATACATGAAGAGTTAGAGAAACAGCTGTACTCATGCATTGCCCTGAAAGTTTCAGCAAACCAGATGGAGATGGAGCATTCCTTGATACTCAACAACCTGAAAACTCTACTGTGGAAGAAAATATCTCATACAAATGATTCTTAGTTTCTTTGTCTCAGAAGAACATTGTTGCTGCTGTAGGAGCTGACTACTTTTTTTTCAAACACAGCTTCAACGttgaaaaaaaatctttatttagtCTCCTCTCTCATCAATGCTCCTTCAAACACAGCCACCAgtgatatttttttccagttggaaAATGTATGTTCTCTAAATATCTGCCTGGCAGAGACTACTGAAGCCATATGGCTATAACACTCCCATTAGGGAAAGAATACAGGTTACACATTCTCCCCTTGCCCTTATTCACATTTAAGATAATTTTAGAAGAGcagaatcaatttttttttttagcaaaactTTCCTGTTGAGGAAAAAATTCACATGGTACAATCCTAGATGACCTGTCCTACTTCTGAATACAAATCATGTTCAAGTACATAGGCACTTCAAATACTCCCTGCATGTGAAAATGTAGCTTGTCAAAGAAAGGGTTGTAAAGTAACCTTCAGCCTGAGATGCTAGCTGTTTGCATCCTGTGAGGCTTTTGAAGTCGAGTTCTGAAGAATTCCACAAGCCCAAAGGCTGCATCCCTTAAACAGTGTTGTAAGTTACCGCACCCTTTTTCTTGCTGCTCCCTACCCCTTCTTCTCGTCACTTCCCCAAATTACAAAATGGTTTGTAgtgcttttaattttttctttgagGAGTTTTTGAAAAGTGCAAGTAACTTTACAAACATTGGCCACAAGACCCACCACTATTAGAAATTAACATGGTAGAATCGAAGCTACTgtttataaatgaaaataatatttttgagATTGTTTACTAATTTTAGCATGGCAGAATTTGCACATTAGTGATTTTTAAGAAAGAAGCTCAGTGTGACAATTGAACATGTTTTAACTGGAGGTTTTTGAAACCAGAactttttgttacatttatacATTTGTATACACATTTACCTCATGCGTACATTGAATGTTACTAAGTTGTTGAAACTTCCTAGTTAAAAGTAGATATTTTCCCATGCTAGCAGTTGATTTTAAGCACCCACACATCTTGTATCAGCAATATTTAATGACACTAAACTGATAAATTGCAATCATATGGGTCTTAATGTAAGCAGATGTGTAACAAAAGGTATTACACAGTCTGAAGGCAAAGAGTTGTGGGACACTAAAACTGATTTTATACATGAGTTGGCAAACTCATAACTTTAGTGCAATTAACCCAGCTGTGGTTTGTCTGATGGTAAAATGTTAAAAACCAGTCTGGCCAAAGGTAAGCATCCAACAGCCAAATTCTGTCACATGTTTATTCTGAAGTAATTCCATTACAGCTCAGCAACTCCGAAGTGTGTGTAGAAATATAGGGTAAGTCCTGTCAATTTCTATAGTTAAGCATTGATATTGAAGAAACAAATATGCTTAATATTGATCTCACACAGCTGTGTTCCTGAACCAAGTAAGCCAAAATTCTTGAATGCAAACCCATTCATCCAAAAGTCGTATAAGTTAATTGCTCTGGCTTTGTGGGTCAAACTTACCATGTTACTTTGAAAATCTGGATATTTTGAAGTTGACTCTGGAACACATTGTGCAGCATTGAAGCTTTTTCTAGAACATGTGGCAGACTGCAAGGAAATTGCATTTAATGGTCCTGAGTTGTAATGTTGCTTACAAAATAGCAAAGTGAAGCAAGACAATGGTAGGGTGTGTGTCTAGACCACCCACCAGTTGTTTTCAGAATCGTGTGGTACTTTTCAATATCTATTTTATATGTTCTTGTAGGGCTAGGGGCACAGTCTCCAGTTCTGAACAAATATGGCAAATTTGAACACATATAGCTGGTATTTTACTTTAATTCCTTGTTGTTGACATGCTGCAACAATCATCCACTTCTACCTATTCAAATGTCATTGTTTGACAGAGCTCTTGAGCGTATTTAGCTTGACAAGAGTTCACTCTCTTCACCCTTCACTTAATTCTTTGGTATTTCTGTTATAAGAGGGGAAAAATGACGAAGTCTCTTACATTAATGTATCTCTTCATCTGGGTTTCTTGTATTTAACATGCTCTTTTGTCAACACAACttaaaagattccccccccccacataatgaACATGCACTTAACAAAGCAAACCCATCTTTGTTCCCTGTACAATGTGTAAAGTGTTAATAATTTGCTCTAGAATCTTGCGCATTTTTGCCTTGTGTAAATATTTTTACTAACAATGTTCTTGCACAATGTccactttgtttttaaattaacagATGTTATTTAAGAGGCAGCATTTAATATTTGCAACCACTAAACAAATCTTTTATCTTACTAGGCATATCCATGCTGGATAAACCTGAATGTCAATATTGTTAAAGTCATTGCTCAGTGGGGAAAAAATATTGAGCCAAATATTTCTAGACATTTGAAATTTTCGAATAATGGAACTTGTCAGCAGTGCAGTTTgtactgtatttcatttttattgctgttaaATCACCATCTCCAGGAGACTTCATTTTGAATATGAATTGTTTACAATAAACTGGAATTATTTCCCCATTCTGGCAGTGGTGTGGAACAGCAACTTCTAATAGAATAGGAGGGGAAAGACCTCAATTTTCTGGTGAAAGTAAAGTATTCATGATCTTCATAGGATAATGGAATGACCAAAAGGTTAGCTGGTTCTTGGGCATGAAAGCTAAGCACTCATGGATCCATGTGTTCTAGTGGGTCCCTGCAAATACAGGAAACCAAATGGGGTAGAATGGACAAAACTGGTTCATTTGTACCATCAGGTTCCCATTTTATACCTGCTTGATAACATAAGCTTATTCCTTTTTACAAGGCCTGATACACTATATAATTGCATTACCCCATCTGGTAATGAAATAATTAACAGATCAAAGTCTAAACTGCTTCACAGTAGACCTTGCCAGTTCATCAGTGGGAAACCTGAACTGGCATGAAATCCAGTCAATAGGCTACTTTGCCTCACTTCTTCAAAGGGTCAACTTAAATTCTTGTCATTACTAGTTTGTACTGCCCCCTAGTGGCCCAATCATTACTGTACCTTTGCCTGGGTAGTAACAGTATTGgatggactattgcaatgcacttTACATGGGACTGCTTTTGAAAGCTGTCTGAATGCTTCATATTGCAGATGGGGCTACCT
This genomic interval carries:
- the LOC117048152 gene encoding divergent protein kinase domain 1A isoform X5 produces the protein MARRLFAGAWLRKPYYSQVRFSYMRMKYLFFSWLGVFIGSWIIYVQYSSYTELCRGHDCKKIICDKYKTGVIDGSACSSLCTRQTLYFGKCLSTKPNNQMYLGAWGNLQGVIKCQMEEIAHIDLRTELEPRKKTILFDKPTRGTTVQKFKEMVYGLFKAKLGEQGNLPELVNLILSVADGNKDGRVSLPEAKSAWALLQLNEFLLMVILQDKEHTPKLLGFCGDLYVMEKVEYTSLFGISLPWIIELFIPSGFRRSIDQWFTPSWPRKAKIAIGLLEFVEDIFHGPYGNFLMCDTSAKNLGYNDKYDLKMVDMRKIVPEMNLKELIKDRHCESDLDCVYGSDCRTVCDQSKMKCTTEIIQPNLAKVCQLLKDYLLRGAPLEIHEELEKQLYSCIALKVSANQMEMEHSLILNNLKTLLWKKISHTNDS